tttgccagcagcagcgtgttgcatcagcattaatgcaagcagggattagtagAAAGTACGTCATatgaaagagctgtgattggctgtgggagctgggaggcgattaTGGGGATCAGCcagccgtcagctgatcacagctgtgattatgaGTACCATGCTCTGCATAACGCTAGGTTTCATTTTAATCACTTCTGATGCTTTTCAGGTCGTGTAACAGCTGTAAACGTATTAACTTCCCTCAAGCGTAACACAAATTTGCGGCTTTGAAAGTAATAATCCCACAAATGTGATACACTTCCCTCAAACATTTGCATTTGCAAACATGATAACTTTTACATTTGCAAATTTCTCAGCTGGAAAAGTGGAGGATTAATATCAGTTTTCTGTGAAATCCAAGGTGTTTGTCTTGAATCAAGAGGGAGGGGGGGAATGTTTATTTGAaccaaaaatgcaacaaaacatGGGCTTTAAATAGCAAAAGAGGATAAAAAGCTCAAAGCTTACAAGTGGCACagagaagttttaaaaaaggatgCAGCATCCTGGTCATGATTGTACAATTTTAATTGCAGGCAACATCATCTGCTGGCTTGGTATGAGCTGCAGCAGCTTTGTTAAAGTAGCTGCTAGTCTCCAGCGATGATCCAGAGGGGTTTGGTCTGAATTTGCCTTAAAAGTATTAAACACATGGCTGGTGATGTTACCAAGtatgcttgctctcattggctgtTGTGGGTATTCTGTTGAATGCAATAGGACATTGAATATTTCTTATTTAGCACTGGGGGGCCTCTGTCTTTAACAGGAATAGTAAGAGGGAGGGAAATAGTAggaatagtaaaaaaaaacaaaaaagaaattgtAATAGTCGTCCATTAACCAACTAATGTTTCATACTTTGATATCCTTACATGTATTAAAGCTTTACCTTCACATCTATTTATCCTGTGGCCTCCTGATATTCAGAGTGTTTAAGAGTTAAAAGTGCTCACGTCCTCAGTCTGGACCGTTCCTCATGCTTTCATTACCTCTGACTGCAGCTGTTAGCTTCAACACAATCGTCCAGTCCTGTTTGATTAAAGCTGAAGACGAGCGTTAAGATGCTTATCCTGAGCTTTTATGAATTCGGACAGAGTCTGCGGTCTTATTGTGATGCTGCTCTCTCTTGCAGAAGCGCTGGGAGTGTATTTAGAGCTCAGTATGTAATGAATGAGGATGGGACATCTGTACTCTTTGTTTCACTTCACCTCTTGATGGTCTCCTGCTCCCCtctgctgccttttttttttttttttttttttttttgccaatgcGACATTTTGGACAGTGCTTAGTTTGGCAACATTGCACGCCTGCTGAGCGAGCTGTTTGGTTCAGAGCTGGGTATTACCCCAGAGGTTTCGTACAATCatgctctggtccacattatTGGCCGCACGTAGCCACATCTGAGGTGAAAATACACATTATGATTGGAAATGAGCCCACAGGCTGTGATTAAGTTAAGCTAATGTTACCTTGATTGTCCACACAGGGGGTTACAGACCTGGAAATCTGAAAGGATGGGGAATCTTGTTTTTACTGACCTTGTACACATTATTCAAAGGTCTCATACTTTATCCAAAAAGTAGTGATGCTCAAGAGGTATAATATGGAAGTGTGGACCCCTGAAATAAAGGATTTTCTATCACAGGGGACCATCAGATGAGACTAAAAGATACTGTCTGATTCAGAAAGCACATGTAAAAGGTTAAACGCTCCTCTAACTGAGCTGCAGAGCAACGAGCGTCTCTGTGCTACGTTGCTGTTTGTGTGCAAATGTAAAAAGGCCTTATTGCAAAGAAATTCTGATCACAAACACTGGTGTTAACAGCCACAAAGAGGTGGGGTGAAAAAGGTAGTGATGATGGTAACAGTGCCACAGTACATCTAAGAGACATGATGCACAAACTTTGGGTGATCGGGTGAACAATGCCATTTAAggtgtgtttaaaaatgttaactgaCATGCAAAAATTGCTATAGCTATTGCTTTGACATTGCTATAATTAGTATTATTAGTATTAGATTCTAATGGTCATATTGGTATGGTTCTAATATTCTTATAACCAGGGTTTGAATCCGTCTGTAATCTTGAAATTGCGATGGAGTCCAGATTCCGCGCCCATCATCAGTTTGATCCATCTTCAAGCTGATTggcttgttcctggtcagagaataaCTGGACTAATCAgaatcatttgaggagaatttAACTCTTTGGGCgtcagagttttttcaagaaaatattcaattgtgatatcaagatttccaaaggctgtagcttgaaagtggttagggataaaggcatactgtaaataaaaaaaatcttcagtatgacccaaagtttgtgatgggagtaaattcactcatctaatttggatattctgacatcaccaggcggcctccaccGCCACGGCTTCCAACATGGCTGCCCCTACCTCCgcagtgtttttcattcctaCCTCCGTTACTATTCCTGGTGTTTTGACCGCCACAATacccccaccacgtcccctCCCCCCCCAGCCACGGTGATGCAAAGAGTCAGCCTCAGTATTTGCTGCTTGTGGACCATCATGGTGCATGGACGCGCTGTTGGTGCTCACAGACGCACtgtcagtctcacccatggtttcacctgacgactgaacgtcatgtcagagggtgaatattcctctattcctcctggcattgtgagtattcttgctacaattctctctctctttttctctgttacgctccaactacaaccacctcGTCTCATCGACTGGTGGTGggtctttcaaaactctctctctttaaaactttgaatagaaacacacccacaaatgctgctgggattgaagttactcatggtCTCCATCTCctggtgaaaagtagcaacaacattaggcaccatatttgcagctagagcctgtttaattcagcagtgttgcttgtcgcaattttgcgactttggcgcttaaagggttaatagATTTACATGGATGCAGCTATAAAGAACCATACTGAAAGCTTCGTTTGTTGGAGAATGTTGTTTAATTTACCAGCTGGTTCTACTGATAACTGCTGCCTGTCAAACTCGTGTTATGTTAGTTTTATCCACAGGGTGGTGCGTGCTAACATCATATATGTTGCTTTGATTGGGCTGTGATGACGTTCATTCGAGTATCTCATGcaaagaacatttaaaacaatcatagactgggaaaaaaaaagtggacaaaccctgtgtgacgtcagctgtttgattacaatagACAGACTCAGAACAGCGTTTGAAGTCAATCTGTGgcggcctccatattgaaattgcggtctcaactgaactttagATGAACCAAATCAAATGAGACGCtccaatcagtgcacagtgaggtttttcctaaatatcaacaaaacgattgtggtacaaaaagtacatgaagacattagctaatgagacacgtttccTTTTTTGAACCAgattatttctagtgtaaaaatggctttctaacatgtgttgtgtacgtgacttctggtgttcctgcagccagcctcgaGTGGACACTCACCATATTGTAATTTTTGCTTTTCCGCATTGGATTCATtcttcaggaccggaggttgccccttgaaaacagtctatctggcatgtcaggttgaTCAGTCCATTGCTATTAGTGAAACCACAATTCATCCGCATTTGTATAGCTGTCATGCCATTGGGGGTATTGTTTTTTCTAGCTCTTTTTAGCTTCAAATGCTGAAAAATACTCTATTTTTAAAGGCTGGGCTCTTGATAAGCGTCAAAGAGTCTCCCTTTCTTCTCTTAGCTTGTCATCTTTAAGTGGACAGGATGGAGCTCTGTCAGCATGAGCGCTCAGCTCTGCTCAGTGTAAAGGTGCAGATAGCTTCTCCCCACATTCAGACAAAAATAAGAGCAAACTTTACAGAGCAGGATGACTTTTTGGGTGCTGTTGTACCTGAGTAACATTAGTCCTGAATGCTTTAGTTTGGGACATGAACCAGGCAAAATCAAGCTGTTTAGTCATGGTTACAGCATGCTACAGATTAAAAATCATGCAGATTTAGGGATGCATCCTTAAACTTGAGTGTGGGCTCAAAGGAAAGTCgtttttttaataattcttAGTTTTAACGTTTGTTTTGAGTGCACAAGTTTTAAGTCTAAATTGTTGATTTACATCAGTTTTGGTATCAGTATTGGTTAAAATTAATCTCTAAATACCTGCATGTTAGATATTTTCagaaaatccaatatcatgcatccctgagCAAATCAAAATTATGCATGCACCTGATACAGTATGGTACTTTAGGGCTTTTTCACAAATCAACTTACCATGGGGACATGGGGTCTAACATGCAAGTCTGCAGGGGCCTCAGCAGAGACGGCAGATGTTGCATGTGTTACAGAAAGTGCCAGTCCCTTAAGAGACTCATTAGATGACGTTATAAACTACATTTGCATTATTTAAGTGGTATAGTTAAGGCAAATGACAGCAAATGGCACACATTTTAAAGCTATTACTGACTGGCATCCATTCCTAGTGCATCAGGCCTTAGTATTGTTGTTCTTGTCTGAATATTATTTCTATCCCATGAGAGTAGACTCTGTTTGTCTTTTAGGAAAGATTTCTCAATAACACCCATGCTAACTGTGTTGTTTCCTCTTGTTGTGTTTAGGTGGTGGGTGGAGAAACAGCACAGCCCAGTGCTGGATCCCAGAGGGACTATCAGTGTGGTAAGGACCCTTGAGACGAAGGAGGGTGCATGGAGGGTTCAAGGCCTGTAAAGCCAGGGTCGTCAGCCTGCCTCTGGTTGGGGCTGGTCTCTGTGACTGTAGCCTTCCTTTGTACAGAGGCCCGGACCACCCCGAGCCCTCTGATCACACCCAGCAATGCCACCTGTGAAGGGAACTCAAAGTGCCAACCGGGGATTATCCTGCCCATCTGGTACCCCGAGGACCCCTCCATGGGGGACAAGATCGCACGGGTCATCGTGTACTTCGTGGCCATGATCTACATGTTTCTGGGAGTTTCCATCATTGCTGACCGCTTCATGGCGGCGATCGAGGTCATCACTTCACAGGAGAAGGAAATTATCATCAAAAGGCCCAACGGGGAAACAACCACGACCACAATCCGGGTTTGGAATGAAACCGTGTCGAACCTCACACTCATGGCCTTGGGCTCGTCTGCCCCTGAGATTATGCTCTCTGTAATCGAGGTTTGTGGACATGGTTTCAAATCTGGTGAACTCGGGCCTTCGACTATTGTTGGCAGTGCAGCCTTCAACATGTTTGTCATCATTGGCCTGTGTGTGTCGGTGATTCCCCAAGGAGAGGTACGCAAGGTCAAACACCTCCGGGTCTTCTTCGTCACTGCAGGCTGGAGCATCTTCGCCTACATCTGGCTCTACATGATCTTGGCCGTGTTTTCTCCAAACGAAGTCCAGGTTTGGGAAGGTCTGCTAACGCTGGCCTTCTTCCCCATATGTGTAATCCTGGCCTGGATAGCAGACAGACGACTGCTCTTCTACAAGTTCATGCACAAGAAATACCGCACTGACAAGCACAGAGGCGTCATCATCGAGACCGAGACTGAGCGCTCCAAGGGGATCGAGATGGATGGCAAGATGGTCAACTCTCACTTCATGGATGGAGGTGCCACAAGCAATCTTATCGGTCTGATTGAGAGTAAAGAAGTGGACGAGTCTCGGCGTGACATGATCCGCATCCTGAAGGACCTTAAGCAGAAGCACCCGGAGAAAGAGTTGGACCAGCTGGTCGAGATGGCAAACTACTACGCTCTTTCGCACCAGCAGAAGAGCCGTGCCTTCTACCGCATCCAAGCTACACGCATGATGACAGGCGCTGGAAATATTCTGAAAAAGCACGTAGCAGAGCAGGCGAAAAAGAGCGCCAGCGTGCAGGAAGTGCACGTGGAGGAGCCGGAGGAGTACGTGTCTCGAATCACGTTTGAGCCTGCTGTTTACCAGTGCCTCGAGAACTGTGGCGCCGCTATTCTGACCATCACCAGAAAAGGCGGCGACATCAACAAGACGATCTACGTGGATTATAAGACGGAGGATGGGTCGGCTAACGCTGGAGCTGACTACGAGTTCACGGAGGGTACGGTGGTCTTCAAACCAGGGGAGATGTTCAAGGAAATAAGCATCGGCATTATAGACGACGACATCTTTGAAGAGGACGAGCACTTCTTTGTACGGCTCAACAATCTACGCGTCCTGGAGACTGAGGACGAGGTTCTGTCCGCCAACAGTCTCCCCTACCCGAAGGCCATGCTGGGCTTCCCCACCGTGGCCACGGTGACCATTCTGGACGACGATCATTCTGGGATCTTCACCTTTGAGAGTGGCTCGGTTCACGTCAGCGAGAGCATCGGCATTATGGAAGTGAAAGTGCTGAGGACTTCTGGAGCGAGGGGGACGGTCATTGTGCCTTTTCACACCATGGAGGGACTCGCcaaaggaggaggggaggacTTTGAGGACAACTACGGAGAGCTGGAGTTCAAAAACGACGAGACCTGGTAAGACAGCTGCTCTTTTCTTCTGTGATTGGTTGCTTTTCCTCATGGATTCATTGCCTTATTTATCTTCAATGAAGGTGCTTTTTTCTCAGGTGCTTCCTGTTGATTTGTgcttgttgaaatctgtttagGGTTGTTTGATGGTGACAATAAACAACATTAATGAATATGATTGATGCTAGCTGTTCTGCACCGTCTCATTTGAGGATTGCTTTTGATTCAAAGTAGTTGTGTTTACCTTATGGACTTTGTTTGATTCAGGGAATACCTTGGTAATCTATTCATGAATTGTTTGCATTCATTACTCTGAATTTCACAGGCCTATTTTTCTCTAAATGCATGGTCAAACAGCATACCCTTTTGTCAAGCGTGCACTCCACATCCCTTTGTTTTCCTGTCAAGAGATTTTGCTCTCATCAGGGTGCAATCCTGTGTGCATTGCATGCAAAAAAGATTCCACTTTGGGATTCGTCACACAACTATGGACCCAGGAAGTCCTTAAGTAACCCCATCTTTACTTCTCTAATCcctgctgcttttgttttgttgaacTCTGGATTTTTATTCCGTCTTTTTTAAGTGAAGGAGAAAAAACAAGATGACAAAGACAGAATTATGACTGCAAATGTCGAAGGCCAGGCTTGGTGCTGGGTAATAATAAGTATACAGCAGTGTTTTATGTGAGTAGGCAGAGTTTGTCATGGTGACTGACACGACTGGAGGTTTGATTCTTTGTGGGGGAAGCCGTGCTGTGAGAGAATGCAGTTTGGTAGTAAGCACTGATGAGTAATGGTGATGTTTTATGTAAATTGCGTATGTTATGCAGCCTTGTCAGCTGCACCATCTGCACTACACAACACCTAGGCTTACAGCTGAGTGGGCACGTTTGGCAGTGTTGTAATGAGAGCAGCACGCTGAACTGTATCACAGATAAACATCCAGTGAAGGTGGGGATTCCAGCTCCTTTTACTGAGCTGGATCCATCGACTCAAATTagcaaaaacacacttttctaCAGGCTTATTTTGTGCCACTTGAGATTTTATGATTCACTGTTAATGAAGTCTGGGTCTACATATATCACTTAAGCTAGTCAATAATTTTGGCATAAAACCCTTGAATAAATCATCAGTTGGTACATTAGTAAGGGTGTGTTAGCCGTAGAGTATGTCTGCTCAGGCCGGCCCCATATTGGCTGGGCACATggaaaccccagagaatgggcccacccctgttgtgatttattgatatcaatgcatgtgtgttggatcagtagcattcatgctagcatcctggctaacagttactctATTTGGAACTGAGTGTTAAGCTATGACTGGGTTCTAATGTTCAAATGAGTTACTCATGCCACTTTAAGACCCCTTTACATCACTATTTCCAcccttttttgaaacatttgttTCCACTCTTTTCGATTTTAACTTAgatttgctactttttaacggCTTTAAccgcccattttgacacttacGCATcccttttaatcaatttttgcacatttttacctctgttactggttttgccacttgacccatttttgcaactttttttccaaccatttttgtccctttttgcctttcttagtGCATTTTTGACacacttaacccatttttgccacattgtaacaactttccaacacttttttaatacaatttttgccaatcttaCTCCagatttgccaattttagccaattttagcTAGTTTATAACCGCTTTCCCGTAGTGTtgatgcccattttgccacttttgcaaattttataatctattattgccttttttttgcatatgtttTCCTCTGAAACCCATTGTTTcccattttgacccatttttagcctctaataaccaatttttgcaatgtttaactgcttttcactttCTGAGACACCCATTTTGCCAcgttttcacctcttttaatCAAGTTTGGAcactttttacatatttttgcctctgtaaccaattattgccacatgttccatttttctcctctttttctctgcttttcgGTCTTTTtttccaacccatttttgccactcttactCTAGATTTGCCCATCTTATCTATTTTCAGCTCATTTATAACggctttttccttttttagatgcaatttttccactatttatcaattttttccactttgttgCATACTTTTGCTTATTAAAACccattgttgcaacttttaactgattttcaaTGTTTGAGACACCCTTTCTGCCATGTTTTCGccttttttaataaagtttgCACACTTTTTACATACCGATTGTTGCCATTTGACccgtttttgcaacttttctccacttttcgatcttttacccccttttttgctgctctaattgaatttttgccaccatttaaccacttttcaccattgttaccaccatttttttccactcttactCCTCATTTGccaattttcaggaatttttgtctcttttctaaATTATCATTCCGATATTAATTCCTTTAGAATTCCCTTAGAGTTATTTCAGTTCCCTCTACTTTCTGTGGATGTTGAAAGGGTTTACATTATGAAAGGCCATGCTGTACTACAGtgtaattaaataaaattcatgtttttgttccttTGATAAGAGTTGTTGTTAAACTgagtatcacagattaactttacagtggatcaTGATCTTCCTGACCCTCATTGGCCCCTGATCcccatgggccccagaaagctccccctttATAGGCGGTCCTGTGTCCACTGCTAAATCCACTGTGATGATCACCTTTTGGAACtttgttgcattatttttaGGATTGAAGGTTAGATCTGCCGTACTCTACCTCTAGCTGGCCAGTATTTGTTAATTCCTTTGTTGACTGGGTGGGTGGTTAAGAAAAAGGggtcagccaatcagaagccAAGAAGCATGGGCCTTACTGTGGTTTTCTGGCAGATCTGGTGACCTGAACAGAACTAGCAGTGTTACTAGTTAAATCCAGCTGTAACAACCAGACTTCCCTGGGAATAAAG
This genomic window from Cheilinus undulatus linkage group 18, ASM1832078v1, whole genome shotgun sequence contains:
- the slc8a3 gene encoding sodium/calcium exchanger 3 isoform X2, with product MEGSRPVKPGSSACLWLGLVSVTVAFLCTEARTTPSPLITPSNATCEGNSKCQPGIILPIWYPEDPSMGDKIARVIVYFVAMIYMFLGVSIIADRFMAAIEVITSQEKEIIIKRPNGETTTTTIRVWNETVSNLTLMALGSSAPEIMLSVIEVCGHGFKSGELGPSTIVGSAAFNMFVIIGLCVSVIPQGEVRKVKHLRVFFVTAGWSIFAYIWLYMILAVFSPNEVQVWEGLLTLAFFPICVILAWIADRRLLFYKFMHKKYRTDKHRGVIIETETERSKGIEMDGKMVNSHFMDGGATSNLIGLIESKEVDESRRDMIRILKDLKQKHPEKELDQLVEMANYYALSHQQKSRAFYRIQATRMMTGAGNILKKHVAEQAKKSASVQEVHVEEPEEYVSRITFEPAVYQCLENCGAAILTITRKGGDINKTIYVDYKTEDGSANAGADYEFTEGTVVFKPGEMFKEISIGIIDDDIFEEDEHFFVRLNNLRVLETEDEVLSANSLPYPKAMLGFPTVATVTILDDDHSGIFTFESGSVHVSESIGIMEVKVLRTSGARGTVIVPFHTMEGLAKGGGEDFEDNYGELEFKNDETCKVIHVKIIDDEEYEKNKNFFLELSEPRMVDMSLQKDVPERKLTSDEEEARRIAEMGKPVLGEHSKLEVIIEESYEFKSTVDKLIKKTNLALVVGTNSWRDQFMEAITVSADEDEDDTGEERLPSCFDYVMHFLTVFWKVLFACVPPTDYLNGWACFFVSIIIIGLLTAVIGDLASHFGCTIGLKDSVTAVVFVALGTSVPDTFASKVSAVQDTYADASIGNVTGSNAVNVFLGIGMAWSVAAIYWQMKGKPFVVEAGSLAFSVTLFTIFAFLAISVLLYRRRAHIGGELGGPRGHRLATSAFFFGLWFLYILFSSLEAYCHIEGF
- the slc8a3 gene encoding sodium/calcium exchanger 3 isoform X1; this encodes MEGSRPVKPGSSACLWLGLVSVTVAFLCTEARTTPSPLITPSNATCEGNSKCQPGIILPIWYPEDPSMGDKIARVIVYFVAMIYMFLGVSIIADRFMAAIEVITSQEKEIIIKRPNGETTTTTIRVWNETVSNLTLMALGSSAPEIMLSVIEVCGHGFKSGELGPSTIVGSAAFNMFVIIGLCVSVIPQGEVRKVKHLRVFFVTAGWSIFAYIWLYMILAVFSPNEVQVWEGLLTLAFFPICVILAWIADRRLLFYKFMHKKYRTDKHRGVIIETETERSKGIEMDGKMVNSHFMDGGATSNLIGLIESKEVDESRRDMIRILKDLKQKHPEKELDQLVEMANYYALSHQQKSRAFYRIQATRMMTGAGNILKKHVAEQAKKSASVQEVHVEEPEEYVSRITFEPAVYQCLENCGAAILTITRKGGDINKTIYVDYKTEDGSANAGADYEFTEGTVVFKPGEMFKEISIGIIDDDIFEEDEHFFVRLNNLRVLETEDEVLSANSLPYPKAMLGFPTVATVTILDDDHSGIFTFESGSVHVSESIGIMEVKVLRTSGARGTVIVPFHTMEGLAKGGGEDFEDNYGELEFKNDETCKVIHVKIIDDEEYEKNKNFFLELSEPRMVDMSLQKALLLAEDVPERKLTSDEEEARRIAEMGKPVLGEHSKLEVIIEESYEFKSTVDKLIKKTNLALVVGTNSWRDQFMEAITVSADEDEDDTGEERLPSCFDYVMHFLTVFWKVLFACVPPTDYLNGWACFFVSIIIIGLLTAVIGDLASHFGCTIGLKDSVTAVVFVALGTSVPDTFASKVSAVQDTYADASIGNVTGSNAVNVFLGIGMAWSVAAIYWQMKGKPFVVEAGSLAFSVTLFTIFAFLAISVLLYRRRAHIGGELGGPRGHRLATSAFFFGLWFLYILFSSLEAYCHIEGF